In Alteromonas naphthalenivorans, one DNA window encodes the following:
- a CDS encoding MarR family transcriptional regulator: protein MSAQKPFHETLDFTLVGKMGRVHRLCREAVTLTVEPLGLTQSRWLALMHINLIGEGVTQLALAQSLGIEMPSLTRTLKQLEEQSLISRQVDNNDKRSKKLYFTQDGRVVLNSLNEKIADVKQQFYAGLTHEQLDVMARALLQIEQNASDCISLQETRRASKLEEGTNDA, encoded by the coding sequence ATGTCTGCACAAAAGCCGTTTCACGAAACGCTAGATTTTACGCTTGTTGGAAAGATGGGCCGAGTACACCGGTTATGCAGAGAAGCTGTTACGTTAACTGTTGAGCCCTTGGGGTTAACGCAATCAAGATGGCTCGCGTTAATGCATATCAATTTAATTGGCGAAGGGGTTACCCAATTAGCGCTGGCGCAAAGTTTAGGCATAGAAATGCCGTCGTTAACCCGCACATTAAAGCAGCTTGAAGAGCAGTCTCTAATTAGCCGCCAAGTTGATAACAACGATAAGCGCAGCAAAAAACTATATTTCACTCAAGACGGTCGCGTTGTTTTGAATTCGCTAAATGAAAAAATTGCGGATGTTAAGCAGCAGTTTTATGCAGGGTTAACCCATGAGCAGCTAGATGTAATGGCGCGTGCGTTGTTGCAAATAGAACAAAATGCCTCGGACTGCATTTCTCTACAGGAAACACGCAGAGCAAGTAAATTAGAGGAGGGGACTAATGACGCCTGA
- a CDS encoding HlyD family secretion protein: protein MTPDQKFSLYVRFSLIGFVLVFIYYLIADTFMPVTPQARIYHPVVQVAPQLSGEVTQVFVSNNQTVKAGDVLFQIDRGPYDIALTQAKLALDDAKLQNKRLDTNIKSLEAQIKAASAKLHEQKLLQQRSTALYKQRAISEQELEAMRANYEASVANKSALEAQLSEALLARGDSGENNLTVRHAANQLAEAKLNLSYTQVRARNDGVVSNMQLREGAYAVKGNPLLAIVTSETDLVADFREKSLTHMAESSVAKVVFDSLPGEVFDAHIDSFEAGVSDGQLSANGTLSVTETSNRWVRDAQRQRVHIVLQDNEALVEGMPSGARATVQLLPESTLGQWFGTLQINAISWLHYIY from the coding sequence ATGACGCCTGATCAGAAATTTTCACTTTACGTAAGATTTTCTTTAATTGGTTTTGTGCTGGTTTTTATTTACTACCTTATTGCCGATACCTTCATGCCAGTTACGCCCCAAGCGCGAATTTATCACCCTGTTGTACAAGTAGCGCCTCAATTAAGTGGCGAAGTCACACAGGTTTTTGTTAGCAACAATCAAACGGTAAAAGCCGGCGACGTGCTATTTCAAATTGATAGAGGGCCTTACGACATAGCGCTAACGCAAGCAAAGTTAGCGTTAGATGATGCCAAATTACAAAACAAACGACTTGATACCAATATTAAATCGCTAGAGGCTCAAATTAAGGCTGCTAGTGCCAAGCTGCACGAGCAAAAGTTACTTCAACAACGCAGCACCGCGTTATATAAGCAACGCGCGATTTCAGAGCAAGAACTTGAGGCTATGCGGGCTAACTATGAAGCGAGTGTTGCCAATAAATCAGCCCTTGAAGCGCAGTTATCTGAAGCCTTATTGGCAAGAGGTGATTCGGGTGAAAATAACCTTACTGTTCGCCATGCCGCAAACCAGCTTGCCGAAGCCAAACTAAATTTATCATATACCCAAGTGCGTGCGCGAAATGATGGTGTTGTGTCTAACATGCAGTTACGTGAAGGGGCCTATGCAGTAAAAGGGAATCCGCTACTCGCGATAGTAACCAGCGAGACCGATTTGGTAGCCGATTTTAGAGAAAAGTCGTTAACGCACATGGCCGAAAGCAGTGTTGCTAAAGTGGTGTTCGATAGCTTACCTGGTGAAGTATTTGATGCGCATATTGATTCGTTTGAGGCCGGGGTTAGCGATGGCCAGTTAAGTGCAAATGGTACGTTAAGCGTTACCGAAACAAGTAATCGATGGGTGCGTGATGCTCAGCGTCAACGGGTTCATATTGTCCTGCAAGACAACGAAGCCTTAGTAGAAGGTATGCCAAGTGGTGCCCGTGCCACAGTTCAATTGTTACCTGAATCAACATTAGGCCAGTGGTTTGGTACGTTGCAAATTAACGCCATTAGTTGGCTGCATTACATTTACTAG
- a CDS encoding DUF2955 domain-containing protein: MSTTVSQGPQLDANGLRQALRVAGGCTLGFAISNLMNWPYGIFFTVYPMLLLGLVPVISKPVLKQFIASAGFSAFIVLVLQGLFSHIPVVMTLIVFLCFCILFYQMSSGGGFLFGALGAVGLSIQLHFSSYVTGVDTVYPLIVSNGAATLLSIVIAVLMHGIFPDVAPRIPRVPPPKAKESIRHEVLLCASVATLSFVVFQALDLQDSISAQASSVLILFSLCWKAASLAGWQRAIGTLIGCNLALLAQLFLYNHSDFLLFPVLVLWILAFIFSRYHILGGGMPGIGFGVLTTFGILFGNSLTPNQDLVYSALYRFSSVAVAIALSLSAVYVMHHILNRFSVTRHHTYE, from the coding sequence ATGTCGACAACAGTTAGCCAAGGGCCGCAGTTAGATGCCAACGGTCTGCGCCAAGCATTACGTGTAGCGGGTGGCTGTACCCTTGGCTTTGCCATCAGTAACTTGATGAACTGGCCTTATGGTATTTTCTTTACGGTTTATCCCATGTTGTTGCTGGGGTTAGTACCTGTTATTAGCAAGCCAGTGTTAAAGCAGTTCATCGCCAGCGCGGGGTTTAGCGCCTTTATTGTATTGGTATTGCAAGGGCTGTTTTCCCACATTCCAGTGGTGATGACCCTTATTGTGTTTCTATGCTTTTGTATCTTGTTCTATCAAATGAGCAGTGGCGGCGGCTTTTTGTTTGGAGCGTTAGGTGCAGTAGGGCTTTCAATACAGCTACACTTTTCAAGCTATGTAACCGGCGTAGATACTGTATACCCGTTAATAGTGAGTAACGGTGCAGCTACGCTTTTATCAATTGTTATTGCGGTTCTCATGCATGGCATATTTCCGGATGTTGCACCGCGCATACCTCGTGTTCCACCGCCTAAGGCGAAAGAAAGTATTCGTCACGAAGTGCTGTTATGTGCAAGTGTGGCAACCTTATCGTTTGTGGTGTTTCAAGCGTTGGATCTGCAAGACTCGATATCAGCTCAGGCGTCATCGGTGCTTATTCTATTTTCGCTTTGCTGGAAAGCGGCAAGTCTCGCTGGGTGGCAACGGGCTATTGGTACACTCATTGGTTGTAATTTAGCACTGCTGGCGCAATTGTTTTTGTACAATCACAGTGATTTTTTACTTTTTCCGGTGCTTGTGTTGTGGATTTTAGCATTCATTTTTAGCCGCTATCATATTTTAGGTGGCGGGATGCCGGGCATTGGGTTTGGTGTGCTAACCACGTTTGGTATTTTGTTTGGAAACTCGCTAACACCCAACCAAGATTTAGTTTACAGCGCGCTTTACCGTTTTAGCTCTGTGGCCGTAGCCATTGCCCTTAGTTTGAGTGCCGTTTACGTCATGCATCATATTTTAAATCGCTTTAGCGTTACCCGTCACCATACGTATGAATAG
- a CDS encoding TonB-dependent receptor plug domain-containing protein, with protein sequence MQQANFNASVFKLSLIAGAIAAIPFSTSVMAQEQTNIDEQDVEQIQIVGSRRVGRTVNDSPVPIDIIDASSIEATGLTETNMILNSLLPSFNFPQPSVTDGTDHVRPAQLRGLAPDHTLVLVNGKRRHTSALLNLNGSVGRGSSAVDLNAIPANAIKRIEVLRDGAAAQYGSDAIAGVINIVLKDASEGGEVSATYGANVTTMDGVPNLEGVSADADGNLAINTGSDRELTDGQTLTLRGNMGFEWGDDGFINVSAEYRDRGESNRSDFDTRENYTRDADGNLDEREFTVNRYNHVYGNGEVEDYALFVNAGKAINDSVEFYGTAGFSSRDSIGGGFYRRASDSRNITSIYPDGFLPSIQTDIQDMSVLGGIKGYGDVWNYDLSLTHGGNALEYSVVNSLNTSLGPTSQTSFNAGELEYNTTIINADASRLVDTGYFFSEMNFAMGAEYRHESYEITAGEENSYVQGTFGPGGVVTDPVDGPFGSAGSQVFPGFTPESAGENTRHNYSFYVDVEADVLENWNVAVAGRFEDYSDFGSTFNWKLSNRVTVTDTFALRASVSTGFRAPSLQQQHFTSIATVFVDGEPTETGTFAASSDVAQALGSPGLDAEESDNYSAGFTYSPTANFNLTVDFYRIDIDDRIVLSNNLSGDAIEALLEGTGANQARFFLNAINSRTEGVDIVSTYTLNTADFGAFNFNAGINFNDNEVTDILEAPEVLQGAGFDQSNLFDDVELRRFETSSPDSKVNLGVTWSYDRYNATLRTTRYGEVEDPSSIEARNEIIPSEWITDLDVRVALTDNLAVSVGANNIFDVYPEATRDLVDDVTTFSMIFPYSGFSPYGFTGRYVYGKVTYSF encoded by the coding sequence ATGCAACAAGCAAATTTTAACGCTTCTGTTTTCAAGCTTTCCTTGATCGCAGGTGCTATAGCGGCTATACCGTTTTCAACGTCGGTAATGGCTCAAGAACAAACCAACATCGACGAGCAAGATGTTGAGCAAATCCAAATTGTTGGTTCGCGCCGCGTAGGCCGCACTGTTAATGACTCTCCGGTTCCTATCGATATTATCGATGCGTCTTCTATTGAAGCCACTGGTTTAACCGAAACCAACATGATCCTCAATTCGTTGTTGCCAAGCTTCAACTTTCCGCAACCTTCTGTTACTGATGGAACAGACCATGTTCGCCCAGCACAGCTTCGCGGTTTAGCACCAGATCACACGCTTGTTTTAGTAAATGGTAAGCGCCGCCATACTTCAGCACTACTTAACCTAAACGGTTCTGTGGGCCGCGGCTCTTCTGCTGTGGATTTAAATGCTATACCAGCTAACGCGATTAAGCGCATTGAAGTATTGCGCGATGGTGCAGCGGCTCAATACGGTTCAGACGCCATTGCTGGTGTTATCAATATTGTATTGAAAGACGCTAGCGAAGGCGGTGAAGTATCAGCCACTTACGGTGCAAACGTAACTACAATGGACGGCGTGCCTAACCTTGAGGGCGTTAGTGCCGATGCAGATGGCAACCTTGCAATCAATACAGGTTCAGATCGTGAACTGACCGACGGACAAACCCTTACCCTTCGTGGCAATATGGGCTTTGAGTGGGGCGATGACGGATTTATAAATGTTTCAGCTGAATACCGCGACCGTGGTGAGTCGAACCGTTCAGACTTCGATACTCGCGAAAATTATACTCGTGACGCTGATGGTAATTTAGATGAAAGAGAATTCACTGTTAACCGCTACAACCATGTATATGGTAACGGTGAAGTAGAAGATTACGCGCTGTTTGTAAACGCAGGTAAAGCCATTAACGACAGTGTCGAATTTTACGGTACTGCGGGCTTTAGTTCGCGTGATTCTATTGGCGGCGGTTTTTACCGCAGAGCATCAGATAGCCGTAACATCACTTCTATCTACCCTGACGGCTTCTTACCATCTATTCAAACCGATATTCAAGATATGTCGGTACTAGGCGGCATTAAGGGTTACGGCGATGTGTGGAACTACGATTTGTCACTTACCCACGGTGGCAATGCTTTAGAGTACAGCGTAGTGAATAGCTTGAACACATCGCTTGGACCAACAAGCCAAACGAGTTTTAACGCGGGTGAGCTGGAGTACAACACTACCATTATTAACGCTGATGCATCTCGCTTAGTTGATACAGGCTATTTCTTCAGCGAAATGAACTTCGCTATGGGTGCAGAATACCGCCACGAAAGCTATGAGATTACCGCTGGTGAAGAAAACTCGTATGTCCAAGGTACGTTTGGCCCAGGTGGCGTAGTTACCGACCCTGTTGATGGCCCTTTTGGCTCAGCTGGCTCACAAGTTTTCCCTGGCTTCACGCCAGAGTCAGCAGGTGAAAACACACGTCACAACTACAGCTTTTATGTAGATGTAGAAGCCGATGTACTAGAAAACTGGAACGTAGCAGTAGCAGGTCGTTTTGAAGACTATTCAGATTTTGGCAGTACCTTTAACTGGAAGCTCTCTAATCGCGTTACTGTTACTGACACTTTTGCACTTCGTGCCTCGGTTTCAACAGGCTTTAGAGCGCCTTCCTTACAACAGCAGCATTTCACCTCTATTGCAACTGTGTTCGTGGATGGCGAGCCAACTGAAACGGGTACGTTTGCCGCCTCAAGTGATGTTGCACAGGCATTGGGTAGCCCAGGTCTTGATGCTGAAGAATCTGATAACTACAGCGCTGGTTTCACTTACTCGCCTACTGCCAATTTCAACCTAACCGTAGATTTCTACCGTATTGATATTGACGATCGTATCGTGTTGTCGAACAACCTATCGGGTGATGCTATTGAAGCGTTGCTCGAAGGCACAGGTGCTAACCAAGCTCGCTTCTTCTTAAACGCGATTAATTCACGTACTGAAGGGGTAGATATTGTTTCTACATACACATTAAACACAGCTGATTTTGGTGCGTTTAACTTCAATGCGGGTATTAACTTCAACGATAATGAAGTGACCGATATTTTAGAAGCGCCAGAAGTGCTCCAAGGCGCAGGCTTCGATCAAAGTAACTTGTTTGACGATGTAGAACTGCGTCGTTTCGAGACAAGCTCGCCAGATAGCAAAGTGAACCTTGGTGTAACTTGGTCTTATGACCGTTACAATGCAACATTGCGCACCACACGATACGGCGAAGTAGAAGACCCATCATCAATTGAAGCACGTAACGAAATTATACCTTCTGAGTGGATCACAGATTTAGATGTTCGCGTAGCCCTTACTGACAACCTAGCGGTATCGGTTGGTGCGAATAACATCTTCGATGTTTACCCAGAAGCTACACGCGATTTAGTTGATGACGTAACGACCTTCTCGATGATTTTCCCATACTCGGGCTTCTCGCCCTATGGATTCACGGGCCGTTATGTTTACGGAAAAGTGACTTATAGCTTTTAA
- a CDS encoding DUF885 domain-containing protein, translated as MKTFFKWLGIGVLVIILGAAAWGTHEWNAEKPFSFRVFLDRTLIQQALKSPQTLTSIGVLDGMGIKGHNAHLDDASLASSQATFDELMQVKNVLVQYEDLDEDQQLSKDIALYLLNTLSGFEKYQYHSYPFNQMSGAQSNFPSFMDGQHPITDVESVDFYISRLSESKRYFTQMLEGMKLREEKNILPPRFVIQRVIDEMQGFIDKPVKENILYTSVQRRMKESDEIVEADYDGLLSNVATEIENTVYPTYQMLIDYFTGLKPKAGTDDGLWHLEGGGEAYKLALRFFTTTDYSADYIHNVGLSEVDRIQAEILAILAQERFDVSQGFTAAINTLAEDERFYYPDTAEGREQILADYQTILDEIDAGLGDAFLVRPEAGMEVKRIPQFKEKTAPGAYYEAPAFDGSRPGVFFANLYDIKATPTYSMRTLAYHEGIPGHHFQIAIAMELEGLPIFRTVAPFVAYIEGWALYSERLAWDLGFQDDPFDNIGRLQAELFRAVRLVVDTGIHAKRWTREEAIDYMLANTGMAESDVTSEIERYIVMPGQATSYKVGMMKILELREKAKLALGDKFVLGEFHDAVLKNGAVPLDVLEQIIDKYIADTLS; from the coding sequence ATGAAAACTTTCTTTAAATGGTTAGGCATAGGTGTGCTGGTAATTATACTGGGTGCAGCCGCCTGGGGTACACACGAGTGGAATGCTGAAAAGCCATTTTCATTTCGCGTATTTTTAGATAGAACCCTTATTCAGCAGGCATTGAAGAGCCCCCAAACGTTGACCTCAATTGGCGTGTTAGATGGTATGGGCATAAAAGGTCATAACGCCCATTTGGACGATGCCAGTTTAGCGTCTTCACAAGCCACGTTTGATGAGCTTATGCAGGTTAAAAATGTGCTTGTGCAGTATGAAGATTTGGATGAAGATCAGCAATTATCCAAAGACATCGCGCTGTACTTACTCAACACCTTAAGCGGGTTCGAAAAGTACCAATATCATAGTTACCCCTTTAACCAAATGTCAGGGGCACAGAGCAACTTTCCTAGCTTTATGGATGGGCAGCACCCGATTACCGATGTAGAAAGCGTTGATTTCTACATTAGCCGTTTAAGTGAAAGTAAGCGCTATTTCACTCAAATGCTTGAAGGGATGAAGTTGCGCGAAGAGAAGAATATCCTTCCGCCACGCTTTGTTATTCAGCGAGTCATTGACGAAATGCAGGGGTTTATCGATAAGCCAGTAAAAGAAAACATTCTGTATACCTCGGTTCAGCGCCGCATGAAAGAGTCTGATGAAATTGTTGAAGCTGACTACGACGGGCTTTTATCCAACGTTGCGACTGAAATAGAAAATACGGTTTATCCTACTTACCAAATGCTCATCGATTACTTTACAGGCCTTAAGCCAAAAGCGGGAACCGACGATGGCTTATGGCACTTAGAGGGGGGAGGCGAAGCTTATAAACTTGCCCTGCGTTTTTTTACTACCACCGATTATTCTGCCGACTATATTCACAATGTGGGTTTATCAGAGGTTGACCGTATACAAGCTGAGATTCTGGCGATATTAGCGCAAGAAAGATTTGATGTTAGCCAAGGATTTACTGCTGCAATAAATACGCTAGCAGAGGACGAACGCTTTTATTACCCAGATACCGCCGAAGGACGGGAGCAAATTCTAGCCGATTATCAAACTATTCTAGATGAAATTGACGCAGGCCTTGGCGATGCGTTTTTAGTACGCCCAGAAGCGGGTATGGAAGTGAAACGTATTCCACAGTTTAAAGAAAAAACAGCTCCAGGTGCGTATTATGAAGCCCCCGCGTTTGATGGGTCTCGCCCGGGCGTTTTCTTTGCGAATCTTTACGATATTAAAGCAACCCCTACCTACAGCATGCGAACACTTGCTTATCATGAGGGGATACCGGGTCATCACTTTCAAATTGCCATTGCAATGGAGCTAGAAGGTTTACCTATTTTTAGAACGGTCGCTCCCTTCGTGGCCTATATCGAAGGCTGGGCGCTTTATTCAGAACGCTTGGCGTGGGACCTCGGTTTTCAAGATGATCCGTTTGATAATATCGGTCGCTTACAAGCCGAGCTTTTCCGGGCGGTAAGGCTAGTGGTTGATACTGGTATCCATGCGAAACGCTGGACCCGTGAAGAAGCCATTGACTACATGCTAGCTAATACAGGTATGGCCGAGTCTGACGTAACCTCAGAAATCGAGCGCTATATTGTTATGCCAGGGCAAGCAACGTCTTACAAAGTGGGCATGATGAAAATTCTTGAGTTGCGTGAAAAAGCCAAACTAGCGTTAGGTGATAAGTTTGTTTTAGGTGAATTCCATGATGCGGTTCTGAAAAACGGGGCCGTGCCATTAGATGTACTAGAGCAAATTATCGATAAGTATATTGCCGACACGCTTAGTTAA
- a CDS encoding alpha/beta fold hydrolase, which produces MTFVFLHGSGCTNNVWAHQVSFFNNSIALNFPGHPDGEALCDVKSIAQWVLNTVEQEDLTDVVLVGHSLGSAVAMQAALLASSELTTFDSSRFKALVLIGAGAKLKVMPQLLTSLAALIEGGGAFPDYLLASNQQLQEPLRTEVNSAIINNGAAVMLKDFTACDNFDVMQEIGSITLPVQLIVGNKDIMTPVKYSEFLLGQLPNAKLNIIENGTHMVFAEQHATVNGCIQEFVNGLT; this is translated from the coding sequence ATGACATTCGTATTTTTACATGGCTCAGGTTGCACGAATAACGTGTGGGCGCACCAAGTATCGTTTTTCAACAACAGCATTGCTTTAAATTTTCCTGGGCACCCTGATGGCGAAGCATTATGCGATGTAAAATCCATTGCTCAATGGGTGCTTAACACCGTTGAACAAGAAGATTTAACAGACGTGGTGTTGGTGGGTCATTCTTTAGGAAGTGCCGTAGCCATGCAGGCTGCTCTGCTGGCTTCAAGCGAATTAACGACTTTTGATTCAAGTAGATTTAAAGCACTGGTGCTAATAGGTGCGGGCGCTAAATTAAAAGTAATGCCACAACTGCTTACGTCACTAGCAGCGCTTATAGAAGGAGGCGGAGCATTCCCCGATTACCTATTGGCTTCAAACCAACAACTGCAAGAGCCGTTAAGAACTGAGGTAAATTCGGCAATCATTAACAATGGCGCCGCAGTGATGCTGAAAGACTTTACGGCTTGTGACAACTTTGACGTTATGCAGGAGATAGGTAGCATTACATTGCCAGTACAGCTTATTGTGGGTAACAAAGATATTATGACACCGGTGAAATATTCTGAGTTCCTGTTAGGCCAATTACCTAACGCAAAACTAAACATTATAGAAAATGGCACCCATATGGTCTTTGCAGAACAACACGCTACAGTGAACGGTTGCATTCAGGAGTTTGTAAACGGGTTAACCTAG
- a CDS encoding MauE/DoxX family redox-associated membrane protein: MSKTAILYRMVTDNHICPFGLRSKDLLEREGYNIDDRPLTSREETDAFKAKHNVKTTPQTFINDERIGGYDDLRAFFNKGEAGQSGTTYTPVIAIFSVAALLALAFQYTVAGAYFSIRTLMLFIAFSMSLLAVQKLKDLFSFTNSFITYDLLAMKWLRYAYIYPFVEAYAGIGMVAQLPALAVAPFSLFIGTVGAVSVVKAVYIDKRELKCACVGGDSNVPLGFVSLTENLFMIAGALLMFFYM; the protein is encoded by the coding sequence ATGAGTAAAACTGCAATTTTGTACAGAATGGTGACCGATAATCATATTTGTCCGTTTGGTTTACGTTCCAAAGACTTGCTAGAGAGAGAAGGGTATAACATAGATGATCGTCCCCTCACTTCTAGGGAAGAAACCGACGCGTTCAAGGCAAAGCACAACGTTAAAACAACCCCACAAACGTTTATAAATGATGAGCGTATTGGTGGGTACGACGATCTTCGTGCTTTTTTTAATAAAGGTGAAGCAGGGCAGTCGGGTACCACCTATACCCCAGTAATAGCTATATTTTCGGTAGCTGCGTTATTAGCGTTAGCATTTCAATATACGGTAGCAGGTGCGTATTTTTCCATTCGTACTCTCATGCTGTTTATCGCGTTTTCGATGTCGCTGCTGGCAGTACAAAAACTCAAAGACCTATTCAGCTTTACTAACTCGTTTATTACCTACGATTTGCTAGCAATGAAGTGGCTACGATACGCCTATATTTACCCGTTTGTAGAGGCTTATGCTGGTATTGGTATGGTAGCTCAACTACCCGCGTTAGCGGTGGCGCCGTTCTCCCTATTTATAGGTACGGTGGGAGCGGTTTCAGTGGTCAAAGCGGTATACATCGATAAACGTGAACTCAAGTGTGCCTGTGTAGGGGGCGATAGCAACGTGCCATTGGGCTTTGTTTCGCTAACCGAAAATCTATTCATGATAGCCGGTGCTCTGCTGATGTTTTTCTATATGTAG
- a CDS encoding type 1 glutamine amidotransferase domain-containing protein, with the protein MSNQQNLEGKKIAILATDGFEQSELVQPKDMLTEQGATVEILSIDDQSSITAWNEGNWGKQISVDAQVSSVSPSDYDALVLPGGQINPDILRTNNDAVSFIKQAHAEPRIKALAAICHGPWLLVESELARNSTVTSFPSIKTDLINAGATWKDEQVVQDGKLVTSRNPDDIPAFVEKISQLIA; encoded by the coding sequence ATGAGCAACCAGCAAAATTTAGAAGGCAAAAAAATCGCTATTTTAGCTACTGATGGTTTTGAGCAAAGTGAACTGGTGCAGCCAAAAGATATGCTTACCGAGCAAGGCGCTACAGTAGAGATACTTTCAATTGATGATCAAAGCAGTATCACTGCATGGAATGAGGGGAATTGGGGTAAACAAATATCGGTAGATGCTCAAGTTTCCTCGGTATCGCCAAGTGATTACGACGCGCTCGTATTGCCTGGCGGCCAAATTAACCCAGATATCTTACGTACTAATAACGATGCGGTTTCATTTATTAAGCAAGCCCACGCAGAGCCTCGCATTAAAGCACTTGCTGCTATATGTCATGGGCCATGGTTACTGGTTGAATCTGAGCTAGCAAGAAACAGTACAGTTACTTCTTTTCCCAGTATCAAAACAGATTTAATTAATGCCGGTGCTACCTGGAAAGATGAGCAAGTGGTACAAGATGGCAAATTGGTAACCAGCAGAAATCCAGATGACATCCCAGCTTTTGTAGAGAAGATTAGTCAACTCATTGCTTAG
- a CDS encoding SDR family oxidoreductase has translation MSSQKTGSKVIVITGASSGIGKATAQALVDEGNKVALIARSEDKLNDLVADLGEANAFAVTADVSDFNDLEKAFSKVAQHYGHVDGVFANAGTGAKSAGIENGDVAEWKSMLGANVNGLLYTAKLGLPLLKKTKGHFILTSSVAGRIALKGSVYGASKWFAYGFGQNLAEEMREWGGRCTTICPGMVNTPFFDEPKEDKLQPEDIAKSVVFALSANDSACVREVYVMPTS, from the coding sequence ATGTCTAGTCAGAAAACAGGTTCAAAGGTAATTGTAATAACCGGTGCGTCAAGCGGGATAGGCAAAGCGACTGCACAAGCACTGGTAGATGAAGGTAATAAAGTTGCCTTAATTGCCAGAAGTGAAGACAAGCTTAACGATTTGGTGGCAGATCTTGGCGAGGCTAATGCCTTTGCCGTTACTGCCGATGTGAGCGATTTCAATGATTTAGAGAAAGCATTTAGCAAAGTGGCTCAGCATTATGGCCACGTAGATGGAGTATTTGCAAATGCCGGTACAGGTGCAAAAAGTGCCGGTATTGAGAACGGCGACGTTGCTGAATGGAAAAGTATGTTAGGCGCAAACGTGAACGGCTTGCTGTACACCGCAAAGCTTGGGCTTCCTTTGCTGAAAAAGACTAAAGGTCACTTTATTCTAACAAGCTCGGTGGCAGGGCGTATTGCTTTAAAAGGCTCGGTTTATGGCGCAAGTAAATGGTTTGCCTACGGTTTTGGCCAAAACTTAGCGGAAGAAATGAGAGAGTGGGGCGGTAGATGTACCACAATTTGCCCTGGAATGGTGAACACCCCTTTCTTCGATGAGCCCAAGGAAGACAAACTTCAGCCCGAAGATATAGCAAAGTCGGTTGTGTTTGCCCTTTCAGCTAACGATTCGGCCTGCGTACGAGAAGTGTACGTTATGCCAACATCGTAA
- a CDS encoding DUF305 domain-containing protein — protein MKYSRFAAMIVTSTIVMFIMMYLNTYAISHIWFSETRTYMALYMGAGMAIIMLSFMLGMYTNKKLNASIFIAAIALFAVCLYLVRSQATVSDSAYMKAMIPHHSIAILTSERANIEDTRVRELADNIILAQRREIKEMEWLVKDIESNGKVTSAAEAEKRSVPNFEAKLNPEVN, from the coding sequence ATGAAATATTCAAGATTTGCAGCGATGATAGTCACCTCTACCATCGTCATGTTTATCATGATGTACCTAAACACTTATGCCATTTCCCATATTTGGTTTAGCGAAACCCGTACTTATATGGCGTTGTATATGGGCGCGGGAATGGCAATCATCATGCTCTCGTTTATGTTGGGTATGTATACCAATAAGAAACTGAACGCGTCTATATTCATTGCTGCAATCGCCTTGTTTGCGGTGTGTTTATACTTAGTTCGGTCACAAGCAACTGTTTCAGATTCAGCGTATATGAAGGCGATGATCCCTCACCATTCAATTGCAATTCTTACTAGTGAACGGGCAAATATAGAGGATACTCGAGTGCGTGAACTCGCTGACAATATCATCTTAGCGCAGCGCAGAGAGATAAAAGAGATGGAGTGGCTTGTTAAGGATATTGAGAGCAACGGAAAAGTTACTTCGGCAGCTGAAGCTGAAAAGCGTTCTGTGCCGAATTTCGAGGCAAAACTAAATCCAGAGGTTAATTAG